A region of Streptomyces sp. NBC_01267 DNA encodes the following proteins:
- the hrcA gene encoding heat-inducible transcriptional repressor HrcA, protein MLSERRLEVLRAIVQDYVGTEEPVGSKALTERHRLGVSPATVRNDMAALEDEGFIAQPHTSAGRIPTDKGYRLFVDKLAGVKPLSSPERRAIQNFMDGAVDLDDVVGRTVRLLAQLTRQVAVVQYPSLTRSTVRHVELLSLAPARLMLVLITDTGRVEQRMIDCPAPFGETSLADLRARLNARVVGRRFADVPQLVQDLPESFEQEDRGTVSTVLATLLETLVEETEERLMIGGTANLTRFGHDFPLTIRPVLEALEEQVVLLKLLGEDSGMTVRIGHENAHEGLTSTSVVAVGYGSGDEAVAKLGVVGPTRMDYPGTMGAVRAVARYVGQILAES, encoded by the coding sequence GTGCTCAGCGAACGCAGACTCGAAGTGTTGCGCGCCATCGTCCAGGACTATGTGGGCACCGAGGAGCCCGTCGGCTCCAAGGCGCTCACCGAGCGGCACCGGCTCGGCGTCTCGCCGGCCACGGTCCGCAACGACATGGCGGCCCTGGAGGACGAGGGCTTCATCGCCCAGCCCCACACGAGCGCGGGGCGCATCCCGACGGACAAGGGCTACCGGCTGTTCGTCGACAAGCTCGCGGGCGTCAAACCCCTGTCGTCGCCCGAGCGGCGCGCCATCCAGAACTTCATGGACGGCGCCGTCGACCTCGACGACGTGGTGGGCCGGACGGTGCGGCTGCTCGCGCAGCTGACCCGGCAGGTGGCCGTGGTGCAGTACCCCTCGCTGACCCGCTCCACGGTCCGGCATGTGGAACTGCTCTCACTCGCGCCCGCCCGGCTGATGCTCGTGCTGATCACGGACACCGGACGGGTCGAGCAGCGCATGATCGACTGTCCGGCGCCTTTCGGTGAGACGTCGCTGGCGGATCTCCGGGCCCGGCTCAACGCCCGGGTCGTGGGACGCCGCTTCGCGGACGTACCACAATTGGTGCAGGACCTTCCCGAGTCCTTCGAGCAGGAGGACCGGGGTACGGTTTCCACGGTGCTCGCGACCCTGCTCGAAACCCTGGTCGAGGAGACCGAGGAGCGGTTGATGATCGGCGGTACCGCCAATCTGACCCGTTTCGGACATGACTTCCCACTGACCATCAGGCCGGTGCTGGAAGCACTCGAGGAGCAGGTCGTGCTCCTCAAACTGCTCGGGGAGGACTCGGGCATGACCGTACGCATCGGGCATGAGAATGCCCACGAGGGCCTGACGTCCACCTCGGTCGTCGCCGTCGGCTACGGTTCGGGCGACGAGGCAGTCGCCAAACTCGGCGTGGTCGGACCGACCCGCATGGACTACCCCGGAACGATGGGAGCGGTACGCGCAGTGGCACGTTACGTCGGACAGATCCTGGCGGAGTCGTAA
- a CDS encoding MBL fold metallo-hydrolase, translated as MDAPWEDSGWEHLAADVGRRRLPGWDATVGLVAGTDAALLYDTGSTLREGREIRIAAEALLGGRRVTHIALSHPHFDHVLGTAAFAGVQVYGAAGLDGLLARNSRGAEVLRHDAVRHGVPASQAAEAVAHLVAPHHMVSGELTLDLGGRQVVLADCGPGHTGHDLALYVPGSPGVVFCGDLVEESGEPQAGPDAFPAQWPAALDRLLALGGEDARYVPGHGAVVDAAFVRAQRDVLAARSGVS; from the coding sequence ATGGACGCCCCTTGGGAAGACTCCGGCTGGGAACACCTGGCGGCGGATGTCGGCCGGCGCCGTCTCCCCGGCTGGGACGCGACGGTCGGACTGGTGGCCGGGACGGACGCCGCGCTGCTGTACGACACCGGCTCGACGCTCCGCGAGGGCCGGGAGATCCGCATCGCCGCCGAGGCGCTTCTCGGCGGCCGGAGAGTGACGCACATCGCACTGAGCCACCCGCACTTCGACCATGTGCTGGGGACGGCGGCCTTCGCCGGGGTCCAGGTCTACGGAGCGGCGGGCCTGGACGGTCTGCTGGCCCGCAACTCCCGTGGGGCCGAGGTGCTGCGGCACGACGCGGTACGCCACGGGGTCCCGGCGTCCCAGGCCGCGGAGGCGGTGGCCCATCTGGTCGCCCCGCACCACATGGTCTCCGGCGAACTGACGCTGGACCTGGGCGGACGGCAGGTCGTCCTGGCCGACTGCGGCCCCGGCCACACCGGGCACGACCTGGCCCTGTACGTCCCCGGCAGCCCCGGCGTCGTCTTCTGCGGCGATCTGGTCGAGGAGTCGGGCGAGCCGCAGGCGGGCCCGGACGCCTTCCCGGCGCAGTGGCCCGCGGCGCTGGACCGGCTGCTGGCGCTGGGCGGCGAGGACGCGCGGTACGTACCGGGGCACGGGGCCGTGGTCGACGCGGCCTTCGTCCGCGCCCAGCGGGATGTGCTGGCAGCGCGCTCCGGGGTGTCGTAG
- a CDS encoding DUF3097 domain-containing protein encodes MRSYSPDLTPPWKKQTPAREVAAEPDLVVEEIATGFCGAVIRCEKTAEGPTVTLEDRFGKHRVFPMGPRGFLLEGRPVTLVRPTAAPVRPLRTASGSVAVPGARARVARAGRIYVEGRHDAELVERVWGDDLRIEGVVVEYLEGIDDLPSIVAEFGPAADARLGVLVDHLVPGSKESRIAAEVTGDHALVVGHPYIDVWEAVKPSSVGIPGWPRVPRGQDWKTGVCRALGWPENTGAAWQRILSCVRSYRDLEPELLGRVEELIDFVTADSSPSGV; translated from the coding sequence ATGCGCAGCTACAGCCCGGACCTCACGCCGCCGTGGAAGAAGCAGACGCCCGCCCGCGAGGTCGCGGCCGAGCCCGATCTGGTGGTCGAGGAGATCGCCACCGGGTTCTGCGGTGCGGTGATCCGGTGCGAGAAGACGGCCGAGGGGCCGACGGTCACGCTGGAGGACCGGTTCGGCAAGCACCGGGTGTTCCCGATGGGGCCGCGCGGTTTCCTGCTGGAGGGCCGCCCGGTCACCCTGGTGCGCCCCACCGCGGCTCCGGTGCGCCCGTTGCGTACGGCCTCCGGGTCGGTGGCGGTCCCCGGGGCCCGCGCCCGGGTCGCGCGGGCCGGGCGGATCTATGTGGAGGGGCGGCACGACGCCGAGCTGGTGGAGCGGGTGTGGGGTGACGACCTGCGGATCGAAGGGGTCGTCGTCGAGTACCTGGAGGGCATCGACGATCTCCCCTCGATCGTGGCGGAGTTCGGCCCCGCGGCGGACGCGCGGCTGGGTGTGCTGGTCGACCACCTGGTGCCCGGCTCCAAGGAGTCCCGGATCGCCGCGGAGGTCACCGGCGACCACGCGCTGGTCGTGGGGCACCCGTACATCGACGTCTGGGAGGCGGTGAAGCCGTCGTCGGTGGGGATCCCGGGGTGGCCGCGGGTGCCGCGCGGACAGGACTGGAAGACGGGGGTCTGCCGGGCGCTGGGGTGGCCGGAGAACACCGGGGCGGCCTGGCAGCGGATTCTCTCCTGCGTGCGGTCCTACCGGGATCTGGAGCCGGAGCTGCTGGGGCGGGTGGAGGAGCTGATCGACTTCGTCACAGCTGATTCCAGCCCCTCCGGCGTTTGA
- the hemW gene encoding radical SAM family heme chaperone HemW translates to MPSVLPDGEPVPEDGALPGHALEGAGDRPLGFYLHVPYCATRCGYCDFNTYTATELRGSGGVLASRDNYASTLTEEVRLARKVLGDDPRPVSTVFVGGGTPTLLDAADLVRMLAAVRDEFGLAENAEITTEANPESVGPEYLATLRAGGFNRISFGMQSARQHVLKILDRTHTPGRPEACVAEARAAGFDHVNLDLIYGTPGESDDDWRASLDAAVGAGPDHVSAYALIVEEGTQLARRIRRGEVPMTDDDEHADRYLIADSVLSDAGFSWYEVSNWATTEAGRCLHNELYWRGADWWGAGPGAHSHVGGVRWWNVKHPGAYAAALASGKSPGAGREILPAEDRRVERILLELRLREGCPLSVLAPAGLAASRRALADGLLEAEAYGAGRAVLTLRGRLLADAVVRDLVD, encoded by the coding sequence ATGCCTTCCGTACTGCCCGATGGTGAACCCGTGCCCGAAGACGGGGCGCTGCCCGGTCATGCCCTGGAGGGCGCGGGTGACCGGCCGCTCGGCTTCTACCTGCATGTGCCCTACTGCGCGACGCGCTGCGGGTACTGCGACTTCAACACCTACACCGCCACCGAACTGCGCGGCTCGGGCGGCGTGCTGGCCTCCCGGGACAACTACGCGTCGACCCTCACCGAAGAGGTCCGGCTGGCCCGGAAGGTGCTCGGCGACGACCCGCGGCCGGTCAGCACGGTCTTCGTCGGCGGCGGTACGCCGACCCTGCTCGACGCCGCCGACCTGGTACGGATGCTCGCCGCCGTCCGGGACGAGTTCGGCCTCGCCGAGAACGCCGAGATCACCACCGAGGCGAATCCGGAGTCCGTCGGCCCCGAGTACCTGGCGACCCTGCGGGCCGGGGGCTTCAACCGGATCTCGTTCGGGATGCAGAGCGCCCGGCAGCACGTACTGAAGATCCTCGACCGCACGCACACCCCCGGACGGCCCGAGGCGTGCGTCGCGGAAGCACGGGCCGCGGGCTTCGACCACGTCAACCTCGACCTGATCTACGGCACACCGGGGGAGTCCGACGACGACTGGCGGGCCTCGCTGGACGCGGCCGTCGGCGCGGGCCCCGACCACGTCTCCGCGTACGCGCTGATCGTCGAGGAGGGCACCCAGCTGGCCCGCCGGATCCGGCGCGGCGAGGTCCCGATGACGGACGACGACGAACACGCCGACCGCTATCTGATCGCCGATTCCGTGCTCTCCGACGCGGGCTTCTCCTGGTACGAGGTGTCCAACTGGGCCACCACCGAAGCGGGCCGCTGCCTGCACAACGAGCTGTACTGGCGCGGCGCGGACTGGTGGGGCGCAGGCCCCGGCGCGCACAGCCATGTGGGCGGCGTGCGCTGGTGGAACGTGAAGCACCCCGGCGCGTACGCGGCAGCCCTGGCGTCCGGGAAGTCTCCGGGCGCGGGCCGCGAGATCCTGCCCGCCGAGGACCGCCGGGTGGAGCGCATCCTGCTGGAACTGCGCCTGCGCGAGGGCTGCCCGCTGTCCGTCCTGGCCCCGGCGGGCCTGGCGGCCTCCCGGCGCGCACTGGCGGACGGACTGCTGGAGGCGGAGGCGTACGGGGCGGGACGCGCGGTACTCACCCTGCGGGGGCGGCTGCTGGCGGACGCGGTGGTCCGGGACCTGGTCGACTGA
- a CDS encoding SpoIIE family protein phosphatase translates to MQRETAVRSARPPGPPPVAAPSVVVRTSLPGNQLAASAARRFVRAALADWTALGLPTATGFTDQLADDAVLIVSELVTNAVVHAGTTVDLLVRLEEALADEPPALVVEISDHHPARAVRNEPEAQQDPGIPEYGRGLRLVSALAESWGITYHTGRKTVWTRLPVGDGDPHPAPGSDQRLQWGLRAAEILAPAPRRAPGDDREWSSGGALSFLAEASELLAGQFDEDMIAALAGQLLVPRLGDWCAVWLDPEAGGPGRRPRLSRVWHTKENRIDELRAALEREPPKLPESARGAGVPVPWPGLNEPPGATGGAGAAGTDGVALGYRLLAAGRPLGTLLLGRTGLQRASEEVSGLVEDFARRVALAIAAARQYTRQATISRVLQRGLLPSSVAEIPGVDSALVYEPRGEGVVGGDFYDVFPGDAAGGRWCFALGDVQGSGPEAAVVTGLARPWLRLLAREGYQVSGVLDRLNKLLLDDAMETAEAAARMVAVAGGQDMPEDPQSRFLSLLYGELVPLAGGGVRCTLSSAGHPLPLLLRPDGTVRPAAAPQMLLGVIEGVAYESETFDLLPGDTLLCVTDGVTERRAGPRMFDDGDGLATELADCTGLTAQGVAERIKHAVYAFGIEPLDDDLALLVLRAE, encoded by the coding sequence GTGCAGAGGGAGACAGCGGTCCGCTCCGCACGCCCTCCCGGACCACCACCGGTCGCCGCACCGTCCGTGGTGGTCCGCACCAGCCTGCCCGGCAACCAACTGGCCGCGTCCGCCGCGCGCCGGTTCGTGCGTGCCGCGCTCGCCGACTGGACCGCGCTCGGGCTGCCGACCGCCACCGGGTTCACCGACCAGCTCGCCGACGACGCGGTGCTCATCGTCAGCGAACTCGTCACCAACGCCGTGGTGCACGCGGGTACCACGGTCGACCTGCTCGTCCGCCTGGAGGAGGCGCTCGCCGACGAGCCGCCCGCGCTGGTCGTCGAGATCTCCGACCACCACCCCGCGCGCGCGGTGCGCAACGAACCGGAGGCGCAGCAGGACCCCGGCATCCCCGAGTACGGACGCGGACTGCGGCTCGTCTCGGCCCTGGCCGAGAGCTGGGGCATCACGTACCACACCGGCCGCAAGACCGTCTGGACCAGGCTGCCGGTCGGCGACGGTGACCCGCACCCGGCCCCCGGCAGTGACCAGCGGCTCCAGTGGGGCCTGCGGGCCGCCGAGATCCTGGCTCCCGCGCCCCGGCGTGCGCCGGGGGACGACCGGGAGTGGAGCAGCGGGGGCGCGCTGTCGTTCCTCGCCGAGGCCTCGGAACTGCTCGCCGGACAGTTCGACGAGGACATGATCGCCGCGCTCGCCGGGCAGCTCCTGGTGCCCAGGCTCGGCGACTGGTGCGCCGTCTGGCTGGACCCGGAGGCGGGCGGCCCGGGGCGCAGGCCGCGGCTCTCCCGGGTCTGGCACACCAAGGAGAACCGGATCGACGAACTGCGGGCCGCGCTGGAGAGGGAACCCCCGAAGCTGCCGGAGTCCGCCCGCGGTGCGGGCGTGCCCGTGCCGTGGCCGGGTCTGAACGAGCCCCCCGGGGCCACCGGTGGCGCCGGAGCCGCCGGGACGGACGGGGTGGCGCTCGGCTACCGGCTGCTCGCGGCCGGCCGGCCGCTGGGCACCCTGCTGCTCGGCCGGACCGGACTCCAGCGCGCCTCCGAGGAGGTGAGCGGCCTGGTCGAGGACTTCGCGCGACGGGTCGCCCTGGCGATCGCCGCCGCCCGCCAGTACACCCGGCAGGCCACCATCAGCCGGGTGCTCCAGCGCGGACTGCTGCCCAGCAGCGTCGCGGAGATCCCCGGTGTCGACAGCGCCCTGGTCTACGAGCCGCGCGGCGAGGGCGTCGTCGGCGGCGACTTCTACGATGTCTTCCCCGGCGACGCCGCAGGGGGCCGCTGGTGCTTCGCCCTCGGCGACGTCCAGGGCAGCGGCCCCGAGGCGGCGGTCGTCACCGGCCTCGCCAGACCCTGGCTGCGGCTGCTCGCCCGGGAGGGCTACCAGGTCTCCGGTGTGCTCGACCGGCTCAACAAACTGCTCCTCGACGACGCGATGGAGACGGCCGAGGCGGCGGCCCGGATGGTCGCGGTGGCCGGTGGCCAGGACATGCCCGAGGACCCCCAGTCCCGCTTCCTCTCGCTGCTCTACGGCGAACTGGTGCCGCTCGCCGGAGGCGGCGTGCGCTGCACCCTCTCCAGCGCCGGCCACCCGCTGCCGCTGCTGCTGCGCCCGGACGGCACGGTACGGCCGGCGGCGGCCCCGCAGATGCTGCTCGGCGTGATCGAGGGGGTCGCGTACGAGAGCGAGACGTTCGACCTGCTGCCCGGCGACACCCTGCTCTGTGTCACCGACGGCGTCACCGAGCGGCGGGCGGGTCCGCGCATGTTCGATGACGGTGACGGACTGGCGACCGAGCTGGCGGACTGCACGGGACTGACCGCGCAGGGGGTCGCCGAGCGGATCAAGCACGCGGTGTACGCATTCGGCATCGAGCCCCTCGACGACGACCTGGCGCTGCTGGTGCTGCGGGCGGAGTGA
- a CDS encoding AMP-dependent synthetase/ligase, producing the protein MSDTQTLIDNRPPSVATLFTQRVADTPDAEAYRYPVPAASGDGPDEWKSLSWGQAAERVYAVAAGLIDLGVAPEERVALASGTRVEWILADLGVMCAGAATTTIYPSTNTEESAYILSDSESRVLIAEDAVQLAKARERRAELPDLRHVVVIDAAGLEPDESGWVLTLAELEARGAAYLEKNPGAVKERTAAITADQLATLIYTSGTTGRPKGVRLPHDNWSYMAKATVGTGLITKDDVQYLWLPLAHVFGKVLTSGQIEVGHVTAVDGRVDKIIENLPVVQPTYMAAVPRIFEKVYNGVAAKARAGGPAKYKIFQWAAEVAREYAKVTQDNYRHTGTTSAPFALTAKHKVADALVYSKIREAFGGRLRACVSGSAALAPDIGLFFAGAGIHILEGYGLTESSAASFVNPGEAYRTGTVGKPLPGTEVRIADDGEIMLRGPGIMAGYHRLPEKTAEVLESDGWFHTGDIGELSSDGYLRITDRKKDLIKTSGGKYIAPAEVEGQFKAVCPFVSNILVHGADRNFCTALISLDEPTIMGWAQENGLGGRTYAEVVATKQVESLIGGYVKELNEGLQRWQTVKKFRLLPRDLDIEHGELTPSLKLKRPVVEREYKALIDDMYAGAREA; encoded by the coding sequence GTGAGCGACACCCAGACCTTGATCGATAACCGGCCGCCCTCCGTGGCGACCCTTTTCACCCAGCGGGTTGCCGACACGCCCGATGCCGAGGCGTACCGCTATCCGGTGCCCGCCGCTTCCGGTGACGGACCCGACGAGTGGAAGTCGCTGAGCTGGGGGCAGGCCGCGGAGCGGGTGTACGCCGTCGCGGCCGGTCTGATCGACCTCGGCGTCGCCCCGGAGGAGCGCGTCGCGCTCGCCTCCGGCACCCGGGTCGAATGGATACTGGCCGACCTCGGCGTGATGTGCGCGGGCGCGGCGACCACCACGATCTACCCGTCGACGAACACCGAGGAGTCCGCGTACATCCTCTCCGACTCCGAGAGCCGGGTGCTGATCGCGGAGGACGCCGTACAGCTGGCCAAGGCGCGGGAGCGGCGGGCCGAGCTGCCGGACCTCCGCCATGTCGTGGTGATCGACGCCGCGGGCCTGGAGCCCGACGAGAGCGGCTGGGTGCTGACGCTGGCCGAGCTGGAGGCCCGCGGAGCGGCGTACCTGGAGAAGAACCCCGGGGCGGTCAAGGAGCGGACCGCGGCCATCACCGCCGACCAGCTGGCCACGCTGATCTACACCTCGGGCACCACGGGCAGGCCCAAGGGCGTACGGCTGCCGCACGACAACTGGTCGTACATGGCCAAGGCCACGGTGGGGACCGGCCTGATCACCAAGGACGACGTCCAGTACCTCTGGCTGCCGCTCGCTCACGTCTTCGGCAAGGTGCTGACCTCCGGGCAGATCGAGGTCGGCCATGTGACCGCCGTCGACGGCCGGGTGGACAAGATCATCGAGAACCTTCCGGTGGTGCAGCCGACCTACATGGCCGCGGTCCCGCGGATATTCGAGAAGGTCTACAACGGGGTCGCCGCCAAGGCACGGGCCGGTGGCCCCGCAAAGTACAAGATCTTCCAGTGGGCCGCCGAGGTGGCGCGCGAGTACGCGAAGGTCACCCAGGACAACTACCGGCACACCGGCACCACCTCGGCGCCGTTCGCGCTCACGGCCAAGCACAAGGTCGCCGACGCACTCGTGTACTCCAAGATCCGCGAGGCGTTCGGCGGCCGGCTGCGCGCCTGTGTCTCGGGTTCGGCCGCGCTCGCTCCCGACATAGGGCTCTTCTTCGCCGGCGCCGGTATCCACATCCTGGAGGGGTACGGCCTCACGGAGTCCAGCGCCGCCTCCTTCGTCAACCCGGGCGAGGCCTACCGCACCGGCACGGTCGGCAAGCCGCTGCCCGGCACCGAGGTACGGATCGCCGACGACGGCGAGATCATGCTCCGCGGCCCCGGCATCATGGCGGGCTACCACCGGCTGCCCGAGAAGACCGCCGAGGTGCTGGAGTCCGACGGCTGGTTCCACACCGGCGACATCGGCGAGCTGTCGTCCGACGGCTATCTGCGGATCACCGACCGCAAGAAGGACCTGATCAAGACGTCGGGCGGCAAGTACATCGCACCGGCCGAGGTCGAGGGACAGTTCAAGGCCGTCTGCCCGTTCGTCTCCAACATCCTGGTGCACGGCGCGGACCGGAACTTCTGTACGGCCCTGATCTCGCTCGACGAGCCGACCATCATGGGCTGGGCGCAGGAGAACGGCCTCGGCGGCCGGACGTACGCCGAGGTGGTGGCCACCAAGCAGGTCGAGTCGCTGATCGGCGGCTATGTGAAGGAGCTCAACGAAGGGCTCCAGCGCTGGCAGACCGTCAAGAAGTTCCGGCTGCTGCCGCGCGATCTGGACATCGAGCACGGTGAGCTGACGCCCAGCCTCAAACTGAAGAGGCCGGTCGTCGAGCGGGAGTACAAGGCGCTCATCGACGACATGTACGCGGGGGCGCGCGAGGCGTAG
- the lepA gene encoding translation elongation factor 4 → MPATPTHVPEPSRTDPALIRNFCIIAHIDHGKSTLADRMLQLTGVVDQRQMRAQYLDRMDIERERGITIKSQAVRLPWAPTTGDGQGKTHVLNMIDTPGHVDFTYEVSRSLAACEGTVLLVDAAQGIEAQTLANLYLAMENDLTIVPVLNKIDLPAAQPEKFSEELANLIGCQPEDVLKVSAKTGVGVDALLDRVVKDVPAPIGAADAPARAMIFDSVYDSYRGVVTYVRVIDGSLNKRERIRMMSTNATHELLEIGVSSPEMTPSDGLGVGEVGYIITGVKDVRQSKVGDTITSLHKGATEALGGYKDPKPMVFSGLYPLDGSDYPDLREALEKLQLNDAALVYEPETSAALGFGFRVGFLGLLHLDVVRERLEREFNLELIATAPNVVYRVEMEDGTEHTVTNPSEFPEGKIDKVHEPVVRATVLAPSEFIGAIMELCQNRRGALLGMDYLSEDRVEIRYTLPLAEIVFDFFDQLKSKTRGYASLDYEPTGEQSAQLVKVDILLHGDKVDAFSAVTHKDKAYAYGVRLVAKLQKLIPRQNFEVPIQAAIGARVIARETVRAIRKDVLAKCYGGDISRKRKLLEKQKEGKKRMKMVGNVEVPQEAFIAVLSTDESGEAKKK, encoded by the coding sequence GTGCCCGCGACTCCTACCCACGTGCCCGAGCCGAGCCGTACCGACCCGGCGCTGATCCGCAATTTCTGCATCATCGCGCACATCGACCACGGCAAGTCGACCCTTGCCGACCGGATGCTTCAGCTGACCGGTGTGGTCGACCAGCGGCAGATGCGCGCTCAGTACCTCGACCGTATGGACATCGAGCGTGAGCGCGGCATCACGATCAAGTCCCAGGCGGTCCGGCTGCCCTGGGCGCCCACCACGGGCGACGGCCAGGGCAAGACCCATGTCCTGAACATGATCGACACCCCTGGTCACGTGGACTTCACCTATGAGGTCTCCCGCTCCCTCGCGGCATGCGAGGGCACGGTTCTGCTGGTGGACGCCGCCCAGGGCATCGAGGCCCAGACTCTCGCCAACCTCTATCTGGCGATGGAGAACGACCTCACGATCGTTCCGGTGCTCAACAAGATCGACCTGCCGGCCGCGCAGCCCGAGAAGTTCTCCGAGGAGCTGGCGAACCTCATCGGCTGCCAGCCGGAGGATGTGCTGAAGGTCTCGGCCAAGACCGGCGTCGGGGTGGATGCCCTGCTCGACCGCGTCGTCAAGGACGTCCCGGCCCCGATCGGCGCGGCCGACGCCCCGGCCCGCGCGATGATCTTCGACTCGGTCTACGACTCCTACCGCGGCGTCGTGACGTACGTCCGGGTCATCGACGGCTCGCTCAACAAGCGCGAGCGCATCCGGATGATGTCCACCAACGCCACCCACGAACTGCTGGAGATCGGCGTCTCCTCGCCGGAGATGACCCCCTCCGACGGTCTGGGCGTCGGCGAGGTCGGCTACATCATCACCGGTGTGAAGGACGTCAGGCAGTCCAAGGTCGGTGACACCATCACCTCCCTGCACAAGGGCGCCACCGAGGCGCTGGGCGGCTACAAGGACCCCAAGCCGATGGTGTTCTCGGGGCTCTACCCGCTGGACGGCTCGGACTACCCGGACCTGCGCGAGGCCCTGGAGAAGCTCCAGCTCAACGACGCGGCGCTGGTGTACGAACCGGAGACCTCGGCGGCGCTGGGCTTCGGCTTCCGCGTCGGCTTCCTCGGGCTGCTCCACCTCGACGTGGTCCGGGAGCGGCTGGAGCGCGAGTTCAACCTGGAGCTCATCGCCACCGCCCCCAACGTGGTCTACCGCGTGGAGATGGAGGACGGTACCGAGCACACCGTCACCAACCCGAGCGAGTTCCCCGAGGGCAAGATCGACAAGGTGCACGAGCCGGTCGTCCGCGCCACGGTGCTGGCCCCCAGCGAGTTCATCGGCGCGATCATGGAGCTCTGCCAGAACCGGCGCGGCGCCCTGCTCGGCATGGACTACCTCTCCGAGGACCGCGTAGAGATCCGCTACACCCTGCCGCTCGCCGAGATCGTCTTCGACTTCTTCGACCAGCTGAAGTCCAAGACCCGCGGCTACGCCTCGCTCGACTACGAGCCCACCGGCGAGCAGAGCGCCCAGCTCGTCAAGGTCGACATCCTGCTGCACGGCGACAAGGTCGACGCCTTCTCCGCCGTCACGCACAAGGACAAGGCGTACGCGTACGGGGTGCGGCTCGTCGCCAAGCTGCAGAAGCTCATTCCCCGGCAGAACTTCGAGGTGCCGATCCAGGCGGCCATCGGCGCCCGGGTCATCGCCCGTGAGACCGTCCGCGCCATCCGCAAGGACGTCCTCGCCAAGTGCTACGGCGGTGACATCTCCCGTAAGCGGAAGCTGCTGGAGAAGCAGAAGGAAGGCAAGAAGCGGATGAAGATGGTCGGCAACGTGGAGGTCCCGCAGGAGGCCTTCATCGCGGTGCTGTCCACCGACGAGTCCGGCGAGGCCAAGAAGAAGTAG
- the rpsT gene encoding 30S ribosomal protein S20 — protein sequence MANIKSQIKRNKTNEKARLRNKAVKSSLKTAIRKAREAAVAGDVEKATVAARLASQQLDKAVSKGVIHKNAAANKKSAIAKRVAGLAA from the coding sequence GTGGCGAACATCAAGTCCCAGATCAAGCGGAACAAGACCAACGAGAAGGCGCGCCTGCGTAACAAGGCCGTCAAGTCGTCGCTCAAGACCGCGATCCGCAAGGCCCGTGAGGCCGCTGTCGCGGGCGACGTCGAGAAGGCCACCGTGGCCGCTCGTCTGGCCTCGCAGCAGCTCGACAAGGCTGTCAGCAAGGGCGTCATCCACAAGAACGCCGCTGCCAACAAGAAGTCGGCCATCGCCAAGCGCGTTGCCGGTCTCGCTGCCTGA
- the holA gene encoding DNA polymerase III subunit delta, whose amino-acid sequence MIRKQSQQNSADDVLAPVTLAVGQEDLLLDRAVQQVVAAARAADADTDVRDLTSDQLQPGTLAELTSPSLFAERKVVIVRNAQDLSADTIKDVKDYLGAPAEEITLVLLHAGGAKGKGLLDAARKAGAREVACPKTTKPAERLSFVRSEFRALGRSATPEACQALVDSIGSDLRELASAASQLVADVEGTIDEAVVGRYYTGRAEASSFTVADRAVEGRTAEALEALRWSLSTGVAPVLITSALAQGVRAIGKLSSARGGRPADLARELGMPPWKIDRVRQQMRGWTPDGVALALLAVAEADAGVKGGGDDPEYALEKAVVTVARAARLRR is encoded by the coding sequence ATGATCCGCAAACAGAGCCAGCAGAATTCCGCCGACGACGTCCTCGCACCCGTCACCCTCGCCGTCGGGCAGGAGGACCTGCTGCTCGACCGCGCGGTGCAGCAGGTGGTCGCAGCCGCCCGTGCCGCCGACGCCGACACGGACGTCCGGGATCTCACGTCCGACCAGCTCCAGCCCGGCACGCTCGCCGAGCTGACCAGCCCTTCGCTCTTCGCGGAGCGCAAGGTCGTGATCGTGCGGAACGCGCAGGACCTCTCGGCCGACACGATCAAGGACGTCAAGGACTACCTGGGCGCTCCCGCCGAGGAGATCACCCTGGTGCTTCTCCATGCGGGAGGGGCCAAGGGCAAGGGACTGCTGGACGCCGCGCGTAAGGCCGGTGCCCGCGAGGTCGCCTGCCCGAAGACGACCAAGCCCGCGGAGCGGCTCTCCTTCGTACGGTCGGAGTTCCGCGCCCTGGGCCGTTCCGCCACCCCCGAGGCCTGCCAGGCGCTGGTCGATTCGATCGGCAGCGATCTGCGCGAGCTCGCGAGCGCGGCCTCCCAGCTCGTCGCGGACGTCGAGGGCACCATCGACGAGGCCGTCGTCGGCCGCTACTACACGGGCCGAGCCGAGGCGTCCAGCTTCACCGTCGCCGACCGGGCCGTCGAGGGGCGGACCGCCGAAGCGCTGGAGGCGCTGCGCTGGTCGCTGTCGACCGGGGTGGCTCCCGTACTGATCACCAGCGCGCTGGCCCAAGGGGTCCGCGCCATCGGCAAGCTCTCCTCGGCGCGTGGCGGCCGTCCCGCCGATCTCGCGCGCGAGCTGGGAATGCCGCCGTGGAAGATCGACCGGGTGCGCCAGCAGATGCGCGGCTGGACACCGGACGGGGTCGCGCTCGCGCTGCTGGCCGTCGCCGAGGCCGACGCGGGGGTCAAGGGCGGCGGCGACGATCCGGAGTACGCGCTGGAGAAGGCCGTGGTCACGGTGGCCCGCGCGGCCCGCCTCCGGCGTTAG